Part of the Perca fluviatilis chromosome 22, GENO_Pfluv_1.0, whole genome shotgun sequence genome, AATAAATTGCTTACTGAAATGTTTTGATTGGCACTGAGGTTATACACATGCTGATCTGTCTTATCTGCAGCAATTGCATAATGAAAATATAATAACTTATCGGTCTGCTTTTGTAGGACTAGGCGAGAAGACAACTGACAGTTTGGATATGATGTTTGACACAACAGCTAACGGGGAGTACAGGTCTTACAATTCACACTTGGGCCAGAGCCAGCCTTGTGGtgatgaggaggatgaggatgaagatgaagaagagggCGATGGTAGGCTTTTAGATGTAGAGGAACTGTGTTTGTCATCATGTAATTTGACCAGTGTTTCTGTGACAGTGGATGTTAGTAAAGTAACTCTTTGTTTTAATCTTCTAGATCAACAAGATCCTCATGAAAACACTATGAGCCAAATGAAGAGGCGCAAAGCACAGTAAGAAACACTCCATCACTCATACAGTCAGTAGGTTATGGTTGATATGTTTTGGGGGGATCAAATGTCTTTTGGGGTATttcatgcaacaaaaaaaagtgcagaCAGATAAATACAAAGATTGATTCCAGTCTCACAGACATAGTCAATTTCCCACAATCTCTTTGGATTAGACATCCGACATTTGCACACGTGACTGTGGTTCGCAAGAAAGACGAGAGAAGAAAACTGAAGGGCACTACCTGCAAGGAATGTGACGTGGTAAGTATTTTGGTCCTACACTGACACGTTTTAACACCGATCCTATGTCAAGGATGTGTATTTCCAACAGTATTACGCCCATCTACCAGAGGAGGAAAAGCAGAAAAAGCTGTCTGCCTGCTCGAGGCACCGCTTTTTGTATATTCCTCCCTGTACTCCTGAAAACTTCTGGGAAGTAGGATTCCCATCAACTCAAACATGCATTGAAAGAGGTAATTCAACGATTTTTGCTTCGTAGTTACACCCTCCATTTAACAGTTGCTGGTAAAGCATTAGCGGACCATTTGAACTGATAAACGTCATTCTTACAATGTCTTAATTGTTATAGCATCCCGTAATGATGTAAAATGCATGAAAAATACATACAGATACTGAGACATCCTCCCCTTATAGGTTATATCAAGGAAGAGAAAAATCCCCAGGCACGTACTCGGAGAAGACAACCATTCAATGCTTTATTCTCCCCGAAGCAAAGCCAGCAGGAGAGCTAAAAAAGAACTTGAATTGGTCCATTCACAGAAAAGAATTACAGTATATAAAGAGCAGGCCTGTCACACAATGAAGCTCTGTATTATACTGTGACCTTATTAGGAATGTTGACCCTTTGTCATCTTTTATTCAGTTTTAAGTGTATAATGTCAATGTGCTGACTGTATGTATAGACTGTTTGACTGGTCTGTGTTTTGTTAAGACTTTTCTAGATAGTGAGTATGTTTGGGCTGTGTTTGGGTAAATAAAAATGACTGTCTATGGAGTGATGTAAGTGACCCAAGATATTTCATTAACAAGAAATCTAAGACCTAAGATCACACAGCAAGCACAATATGTACACAAAGATAATTTTATTTGGTCAGCAGATTGTCAGCGCATAGATgagaaattacaaaaataaaatatttttctagaaaaaaaaaaaaaatctctttttggACTGCTAGTTGTGGGTCAATCCGGAGAGCTGCAATTTCCTCATCACAACTGAGAGTCTCTctgagaatacatcagcagggCCTCTCCAACATGACTAATGACAACACTGTAACCAAATGAATCGTAGAAATCATTATTAGTTTGATAATAACCCATCCATACATTTCAGTACCATAAATAGGCATGGGATGTGCTTACCAAATAAGAGATGGAGTATTAATGTCCATGTAGAAAATAAACGGAGAGAGGGACATGGCAGTAATCTGGAAGGAAACACTTGCAAAATAATCTGTACTTCTTGTTAGGCAGTTAGGTCAAACCAATTTCACTAATTAAAATTTTACTTTTGATTGTGTGAATTATTATGCTGAGTTGGATATGAATTTCTGTAAGGTTTCTGTACTACTTCAACCATGAAATACTATTACAATGCAACTGGATAAAAAGTTAATCTATAATTTATAATCACCTTAGACAAAAAAATCCAGACCCTAAAGTGCTCGAGGGACAATCCACTTTTTAGCTTGACTGTGGCCAGCAGCAACAAAAAACCCAGCAGTGCACTGTGAAATGAGAACAAGGTGAGGTATCATGCTGAAAACCTAcgataaaatacaaaaataaatttgttCTCTAATTAGAAATAACTATCATTTGAAAAGTGACATGGCTTCCATGCTTGTGGAATTTCTTAACACAAATGAAAACTGTTTAAATTACTCTGTAGACTTGTTGATACTAAAACGTTAACAGGACTTTGTAACACAGATCTACGTACTTATAACCATGGATCTGTAGGCCTCTACATATTATAAATACTTTTCAGGTTGGGAAGAGCACAAGCTTACACCGACTGGGCTCTGTGTCAAATGACAAATGGCACCTAAAGCATGTTCTATTTTGACATGGCATGGTCTATTATACGGTGTCAAAATAGAACATGCTTACAACTACGTAACTATTTCGGTAGAtctattcaatttttttttttagatgttacagaaaaaactacaaagtctCCATGGACCGAAAGGTCTCACCTGGCACAGCAACCACAGTGAAATGTGTGGGACTGAAGGGAGGGGAACTCCATGGCACCCGTGAGGTCGCCTGTAGAGGGACAAAGATCTGTTTGCGAAGGTACAAATGTAGATATCGTATTCTTTAAGGGATGACGGTTACAACACAGCAGACACTGCTCTATCTAATGTAATACACTAATAACCCAACAATTCTAGGAACAAAATCTACATTGGGTTGTGCAACTTTCATCTTATGGTTCACCAGCATTAGAAATATGCCACTTCTGCTCAGGGTCATGCCTACCTGTTGGATGAGCGGCAATGGCCAGCAGAAGTACACTGTTATGTAAAGGCAGGGAAAGCTGAAATTAGTCACTGAGAATACCTGAAGCAGCACTCTTATGATAGATCTTAAGccgtccctccaggatttcgcggtcttttatttatatttatttatttatttgcggcccaaaatgccttttgtaaaaaattgcgataaaagttgcgatgtcttttgtatgtttgttgcaatgaagttgcgggagaaataataatttattgaattaatcaaatttgaacatgtgtcagtggcttgttgatctttacattgttagttcattTCCTATTCTGGCCTGGGAcgcacattcatacggtttgataaagtaactttacttattggactttaacttatcattgcacttacaataacgagcatagctgtcctcaatttaggtcattgtgtacatctcatctccggtttttgatgatcaacccgttctcactcctgcttggtcagtggctctagagtgcacgtgggactgctgagattggttgaagtcgcgggaaactTAAGGTTATTGGTCATatttgcggtgattggtcaaaattgagaGTCGCACCAAATTCACGGCGATTGGTTGAATTCGTGTGAATTGGCACgatcgcgaaatcctggagggactgcataatgtaacaaaaacacgAGTCCTGATGTATTACTACAACCTTTCTGGATGCACATGCAAATAACTTCACCTTATACAATCACTTTATTGAAAGAGGTTATACGTATTTAAGTTTACTTAGAATTTTGTAAGCTAATACGTATATAGGTAGTTGGAAATTCTGGCATATTAACTTGTAAAGGCCCTTTAAGTCCACTTCTAACTTAAAAACTacctttttgtttgtgtgtatgtttttgtgtctaagtgtctgatgggaacaacaatctttgacactggtccagtattaagcaagatggCTGCCGTCGGCAgcagcggtgaaacaagctactatgtaagttaatagggcaatcgtgcagcttgtatttacgttcccaaaagtgcttgttttgccattgaCGGGTTCAAAtgaatattctaagtgtctgataacattatggaaaggatttctaaggaggttgacatttctgttaaagagtaatcATCATCAAACTTTTATTACAGACTCAAGGTCCAAATCACCCAcaacaatacataaatacatatccaTAAAATCCATGCATACACACCTACCTacacatgtaataaatataaaaacaaacaagatcctttttttttattttttttttataaaacatttgcGAAATTGCGTTCGGTAAAGcccccagactccatgtaaataaaacagtaattttagcatcgtaaaatacacttcatttaaacacttcatctttccacttttccaaccatcccaactctagttttggttgaaataaacacagtttaccgatttacatgtgaaaatatgttggctctatacacgctaaaagtattgttttttttaatagagtctggtgggtttagcgctagcgaagtaaagaggttttaaaaaggcctatctctgtagggatcctttccataatgttgtcagacacttctAATCTAAACAAAACCAGCACTTTTAGTAGGCTAAACTGATGCTGAAGAtttgcagcccggtctgtggctgccggttagagttcacgcttaatactggaccaatttcaaaagatgttcccatcagtcacttacacacaaaaacaaaggaaaatagggtccaggttgaaaaaataaaatacgaTATTTACCCTTTAAATGATTGGCTCTTCCTCCAGCCTGTCTGTTGCTGAATTTTCATGCTAACTTTGACTCAACATGCTCCTTCTAGAGCTCCAGGGAAGGCAATAAACATGGACTGCATGTTTCATCAAATTGATTTGAGATGACAGTTTTGAGTAAGCCATCGAATAAgaaaacattgttttcaaaagatTTGAGTTTAGATAATTTAAGACCTTATAAACCTTCCATCCTTGACTTATGTACTGTATCTGATCCAgttatttaaaatgatttattcttACCTGAACAGGTAGTTGATGCACTGTTGTTCAAGGTCACTACAATGAAAACATCCCAAAAATAGTGACTTCAGTGAGCAGTTTTTAAATGTGAAGTTTGGATAAAGTACAGTATTTATTGATTTGGTTCCATCAGCAgagtgttttaaaggtccctacttgtattttggatttcaaatatgacatgttaacatggtttaatgttcagaaaacatttttctcatactgtctggcTGACTTTACCTGTAACGCTCTGTCTGAAATGCTCTGCTTTAGCGCCTTTctccttaaaggacaattctggcacaaaacgaacctaggggttattaactgatgtgtacCTAATCTGTcactctctgggacatgttttcatgctaatccaatgactttggagctttgacgaggctaccgcagaccgctagttagcttacaatgctagtatTTGAGGCATGgggacactcaaattaaatcgttatttaataccactaaaaaggctcgaaatatcaccacaccataacgttagcataatgagggtccctaaatgtgaaccgaagcattgacaacattgtaagtggacagatagtttattaaaaagagattCTAAAGATTATAAAGCCTCGTCAAAGCTCCAAAGTCAttggattagcatgaaaacatgtcccagagagcgacagagttggtacacatcagttaataacccctagattcgtgttgcgccggaattgtcctttaagcatccctcccaaaaaagccaagtttgctctgattggtcagtgtttctggGTTTTCTGCATCTGCACTTTTAGTCTGCAACCTCATTGCAGCctgggaatgactgtaacggcactgtagtgGCACTTTCTACCTGTAGTTGTCACATCACAATCCTATGGAAGTCAtacaggctgtgtgcatttctctgtggattgagcctTTAGATAATTTCACAGCATTGAGATAGCAccttgacctgctttataataataaaaaaaaaaaagacatggaaatcccaccttttacaatatgggacctttaaccagtccctccaggattttgcggcCTTTTTTTGCGTGCGTCAGGCgcggggggaactgagcagcatCCCCACCTGCTGCAGAGAGCAAACAGGATTGAAAcggcagcagctttcagcgattttagagtgaaaaaacgttacagcgtagattgatgttaaaatatatacaggttggcaggacggtctgaaatgtttttcgctgtacattttgttggtaaatgtgagacgTTGGAGTCaaacacgtctcgtcttcataccAGAAACGAGGAAATTAATTTGGTGACGTACGTGCTGTTCTCACtcctgcttggtcagtggctctgcGTCACATACTGAcgcaaagtctggcacgtggaaactccggttattggtcaaatttgcggaaaagttgtggtgattggtcaaaattgtgagtcgcaccaaattcatggtgattggttgaatttgcgtgaattgttgcgatcgcgaaatcctggagggactgtttaaCAAATTTAAGCTGAAAAATTGCACTTTGTGTTTGATAAGGAACAGAGGCACAAATAAACACTTTCAAGGATGTTTTCTACTATTATGCATTGTTGTGCTTCTACTTACCTCAAATTACTTGATTTGTAGTGAACTTGAAACACTCTGTATGCACCTGAAAGATGACATAATATTCTTACAACTCAGCCTCTTATGATTATTATGATTCTTTCAATTATCTGTGGAGTCCCTCAAGGCTTAACCCTCTGGTTGCTCTTTATGCAACTCCTGAGCTGTTAGTTAACAGTTTAGCATCTCTGTATATTCTTAGACTTACCAACACAGAGCAGATGACCAACAGCCCAGAGGTAACCACTGTAGTCAAACTGCACACAAAAAGCAAACTTGTAAATGACCCCAAAACACTTGTATTCCTTCTCCCAAGTAATAAGACTCCACCATTTGATTATATAATGAATTATTACCTGAGGATCATGGAGGGGGAGGTTGATAGCTGAGAGCAGCATTAAGCATATGCTACAAGAAGAAAAAGCACATTTAAAGATGCAGTCATGTAAAATGGAATATttgttgcttttatttattGCTATTGCTGATCCAGAACCAGAAAGGTGCTTTACAGGTTTATTACCTTAATTAATATCACTACCATTATTAATAAACAATTATGCCCCACCCCAGTCATACACATATTACCATttttaattgcataaattgtAGGAACTGAcaggattacatttcactggaattgtattttttatatatatatatatatatatatatatatatatatatatatatatatatatatatatatatatatatataaatatatatatatattttgtttcatttcatgACAAATAAATTGATCACAGGAGAACTAAAACGTAGTGTattttccttgtgtttcttccaTACTTCGCTGTGTAGTTatgaaaaaatgccaaaaatgcaTTCCATCTTGATACAACTTACTGGGAAAAGCACAAACCTGATTAATTTCAGCCATTGTGTCTTCTGTCGATAAAAGCATATTTTACAGAGTGAGATATATCATAATGGTGGTTAAAGCTTGTACAATATAAAGTTAGTGGCCAAGGTCATAAATAAGTTTTGCTTCCCACCAATAAGAAAAGGGGGTTAAAAGGGAGTGTACAGCacatcattgtgtgtgtgtgtgtgtatgtgtatatatatatatatatatgtatgtatgtatgtatgtatgtatatatatgtgtatgtatatatatatgtatatgtgtatatatatgtatatgtgtatatatatgtatgtgtatatatatgtatgtgtata contains:
- the LOC120552222 gene encoding transmembrane protein 241 isoform X3, translated to MQWKRHITGLAFSIVFVVSYFTNKFVLSVLKFTYPTLFQGWQTFIGAVLLLLSGKFGWVEMSRITRSAALSWLPGSLLFVGNIYAGSRALSRIDIPIFFTLQNSSHVVSYIILKVFHREKTQWLKLISICLMLLSAINLPLHDPQFDYSGYLWAVGHLLCVGAYRVFQVHYKSSNLSDLEQQCINYLFSVLLLAIAAHPTGDLTGAMEFPSLQSHTFHCGCCASALLGFLLLLATVKLKSGLSLEHFRVWIFLSKSCWRGPADVFSERLSVVMRKLQLSGLTHN
- the LOC120552222 gene encoding transmembrane protein 241 isoform X1, whose protein sequence is MQWKRHITGLAFSIVFVVSYFTNKFVLSVLKFTYPTLFQGWQTFIGAVLLLLSGKFGWVEMSRITRSAALSWLPGSLLFVGNIYAGSRALSRIDIPIFFTLQNSSHVVSYIILKVFHREKTQWLKLISICLMLLSAINLPLHDPQFDYSGYLWAVGHLLCVGAYRVFQVHYKSSNLSDLEQQCINYLFSVLLLAIAAHPTGDLTGAMEFPSLQSHTFHCGCCASALLGFLLLLATVKLKSGLSLEHFRVWIFLSKITAMSLSPFIFYMDINTPSLICVVISHVGEALLMYSQRDSQL
- the LOC120552222 gene encoding transmembrane protein 241 isoform X2, with the translated sequence MSLLKCVGGSTCSGKDTSLVSLLASFSLYHISRIRWQTFIGAVLLLLSGKFGWVEMSRITRSAALSWLPGSLLFVGNIYAGSRALSRIDIPIFFTLQNSSHVVSYIILKVFHREKTQWLKLISICLMLLSAINLPLHDPQFDYSGYLWAVGHLLCVGAYRVFQVHYKSSNLSDLEQQCINYLFSVLLLAIAAHPTGDLTGAMEFPSLQSHTFHCGCCASALLGFLLLLATVKLKSGLSLEHFRVWIFLSKITAMSLSPFIFYMDINTPSLICVVISHVGEALLMYSQRDSQL